The window ATTAAACTTGGCCTGACGTCAGGACGCATTATTTATCGACAGAAAAGCTTTCAAGCGAAGTTTCCTTCTCTATTTATTGAACAAAATATCTGGAGCattcgaaaaaattggaaaactgtacgtgtatataataagTTGCATCGAATCGTTACATGTATCAATGTCGTTGGTGGTCATGAAATGGCGGAACAAGGTTTGTCGTATACTTAAAAGGTAAGAGgtattgaataaattcaaaatacattGGATTATAGTTTActcgtgaaaattgattgataatCATAGCTGCAAAAACTTTTATTACAGATCAGAATCAGACGGTATTCCATTTGTTCGAGGGTTAACTTGGGACTCTATGATATACGCTTTGTGATTTTCTGCATTCATTTTCCACGAGATTTCGGATTGAAAATCGTCGTATAACTTCTAATCTACAATGTGAACTTCAAAGTTTTGTCTTTAATCTCTGATTTGAGGTCTTTGGCGGCCCCGGCCGTAATCTCAACCACCTTCTTCGGCAGtttcggaatatttttataggtTAGATCGACTGCCCCGTTGGTGGTCTCCGTAGTCGATTCCGACTGTTTCACTGTAGCACCTGATCCTCCCAGGAATTTGGACACaagttgagaaatttcaccatTGTTTGCTGGCATATAAACTGAAATGTTGTCCGTTGCCTTGGTCAGTTTGTTACTGAAATCGTCCCACATCTTTCCCATGTCAGGACCCCCGATCCTCATCTAAAATTAAATCCATCGTTAAACTCTTCGTTCAAAAATACCTCAATTTCCGCATATCATGGTACACATCTATTAATTTTTCCTGAAAAACCACGTACCCAACAGACCAAAATTTCGTGCAAATGCCAGTGTTCACAAAGTATTCAATGAATGAATATAACTATGTACTGATACAGTAATACAATTAATATTTACTCGAGGAAACAATTGGTGGAAAGAATATAGTTGTGTCAGTCGAACAATTGTGCGAATCTACCATCAAGTTATAAGTTCAGAGGCCATAGTACTCTTGCTACGTATGCAGTTATTTCATTAGAGTTGTTATCGTTGTTATGACCGCGTCTATCGAGTCCATCATTGATATTCATGCTAGGCTCAGTTTTCGCAAAGTCATCGTAAATTATGGATTCGAGAAAGGTCGAAACATTATTCACAAATTTGCAACGTAATTGACACGTCTTATCGTTCCAAGATTATTAGGCGTAAGCTTTTTTGGAATTAGGTTAATTGGGTTGcttatgaaataataaacataattCAAGTTTTAGTTACACATTCGTTACACATCCCAACTCCAGAAATAatggtatgaaaaaattcttactcTGTGTACAAATTGGACCAGAGTTTCGAGAAACAGTTCCAAGTTCAACAGCAGTGTCTGTAAAATGAAGTTTTTATAAGGGTTTCGTTGTGTTTGAAAAGTTGAGGATTGAAAAAACGTTCAAATTCTTCGCAGAGCGATGGATGAAGATGACCGAATGGAATTTTCTTCCAGCCTCACGTAACAACTTTTCTCGACGTGCTGAAATGTTATACGATCGCGGTGTTGGATTAAGCTAGCACGCGTAAGTTAGTACGCTCAATTTTTACATGAAAAGAACATTCTTGCTCAAAGTAAGCAGCCTCTTTTTCAATCCGCGTGACGAATTGTAAATGCCGGAtagtgaaaaattggaatcaGAATCGCGAGCCAAGTACAGGGCGAGCCTCGAGTACCGGAGATCATTGCTAGATGTTCAGCTAAAACTCACATCCTTGGTCATCTGTTCGATGTAGCTCTGGACGTTGGTGACGAAGACCGAGCTGCGCTCCTTCAGAGCTTTGACAACGGCGTCATAGTTGGGGCGAATCAGGACCTCGTGGAGGTCGGTACCAAGCTTCGCGATGTCGGTTTGAGCCTTGGTTATCAATTCGTTCACGGATACGGGGCTGGGAGCACCTGGTTGCGAGGGCATCGGAGAGCTTCGACACGCGCCGAGAGCCAGGGTGAAGACGAACGTCAGAGCGAGAGTCGAACACTGCATATTGCTGGTTTCTAGTCGGAACTGAGTGAACCAAGAGACTAATGGTGGACCCGAGTTTGCAGGATGCTTTTATAGGCCATCCTTATCGACAAGGTGGAGGGCTATGAATGCACTATCCTTAATAGCCCATAACCTGCGCGCCTCTTTGTGCCGAGTCACggtgtatatttttacaaagtaGAGTTCTAGATCTATGAGATCGTTTCCGCTTTTCACTATCAATGTAACGACCGACCCTGTCACGTGAAATGGAAATAATCATGGTTCTCGTCCCGCAAACTCATTACGTGACGACTAATTGTCACGTACA is drawn from Neodiprion fabricii isolate iyNeoFabr1 chromosome 3, iyNeoFabr1.1, whole genome shotgun sequence and contains these coding sequences:
- the LOC124177868 gene encoding uncharacterized protein LOC124177868 isoform X1 — its product is MQCSTLALTFVFTLALGACRSSPMPSQPGAPSPVSVNELITKAQTDIAKLGTDLHEVLIRPNYDAVVKALKERSSVFVTNVQSYIEQMTKDTLLLNLELFLETLVQFVHRMRIGGPDMGKMWDDFSNKLTKATDNISVYMPANNGEISQLVSKFLGGSGATVKQSESTTETTNGAVDLTYKNIPKLPKKVVEITAGAAKDLKSEIKDKTLKFTL
- the LOC124177868 gene encoding uncharacterized protein LOC124177868 isoform X2, yielding MQCSTLALTFVFTLALGACRSSPMPSQPGAPSPVSVNELITKAQTDIAKLGTDLHEVLIRPNYDAVVKALKERSSVFVTNVQSYIEQMTKDMRIGGPDMGKMWDDFSNKLTKATDNISVYMPANNGEISQLVSKFLGGSGATVKQSESTTETTNGAVDLTYKNIPKLPKKVVEITAGAAKDLKSEIKDKTLKFTL